In the Salarias fasciatus chromosome 13, fSalaFa1.1, whole genome shotgun sequence genome, one interval contains:
- the ccar1 gene encoding cell division cycle and apoptosis regulator protein 1, producing the protein MAQFGGQKNPPWATQFAATAVSQPGHSGQSLDLNSLHSLGVQQPSLLGASPSVYSQQSALAAASLSNQSAANYQLSQQTAALQQQAAAAAAAALQQSQINTALQQYQQQQQQQQQQQQQQQQQPQQPPQQQLYNVPHQLPQPQQALISQPPVALPTSLSLSNPQQTAQITVSYPTPRSSHQQQTQPQKQRVFTGVVNKLHDTFGFVDEDVFFQLSAVKGKTPQVGDRVLVEAVYNPNMPFKWNAQRIQTLPQLANQSHQQQPQPLPQASPQLGSLYNEPGMQLRYSDMHSTADNRQNNQPQAPNMMKAAPTMLQPLPPPTTFSVPAQAPPPSLLQAQLSAASLAPLLQNPPQPLLPQPPPKDVFPGGLLQPPVRMMPQPQPVRRIEPPPRFPTRNDRGPELILRTKEERRDRDRERRRSRERSPTRKRSRDRSPRRDRSPRRPRRVVPRYTVQFSKFSLDGSSCDMMELRRRYQSLYIPSDFFDAVFTWVDAFPLTRPFQFSNACNFHILHKEVDPLAKNTAVLDPPDANHTYSAKVMLLANPSIEELYHKSCALAEDSQEVRDAFQHPARLIKFLVGMRGKDEAMAIGGHWSPSLDGADPEKDPSVLIKTAIRCCKALTGIDLSLCTQWYRFAEIRYHRPEETHKGRTVPAHVETVVLFLPDVWHCLPTRSEWEVLSRRLREQLAEKLSAERKEADGEQEEEDKDDDESKDVSTPTHWAKLDPKSMKVNDLRKELDCRALSSKGLKSQLIARLTKQLKVEEQVEESKEPEKPEIKVPEEEEPARVEDDREEEERKRQEELERQRRERRYILPDEPTILVHPNWAAKNGKFDCSVMSLSVLLDYRLEDNKEHSFEVSLFAELFNEMLQRDFGYRIYKALAALPTKDEKKEKKAKKEAEKKEFEKREIKKEKEDETEEPVTKKAKEDEEEKRKCDEKIIKKEESRDEEENEDDGSTANAEEYDPMEAEEADDDDDDDKDDDDSNDRKDRKDDRKPSKERSSKDKEKKQMVTYNKELLMAFVYFDQSHCGYLLERDLEEILYTLGLHLSRAQIKKLLNKPVVRESCYYRKLTDRGKDDPTPSFNEALIENLTGNRALLPTPKARPQSEASESGNLIVYNGAMVDVGSMMQKLEKSEKAREEIEQKLMAQDAKMDEDAKVKAQVEQANKSLSRELEEVKSTLSQTEQTLKATEEQKTVYHEQLSKLTGSLMSTVKGLLVVLNKDQDMDESGGEVASDAILASQTNGADE; encoded by the exons ATGGCCCAGTTTGGGGGACAGAAGAATCCACCCTGGGCGACTCAGTTTGCTGCCACTGCAGTGTCCCAGCCGGGCCACTCAGGACAGTCCCTTGACCTCAACAGCCTGCACT ctctgggaGTGCAGCAGCCGTCTCTTCTGGGAGCATCTCCCTCTGTTTACTCACAGCAGTCAGCGTTGGCTGCTGCCTCTCTCAGCAACCAGTCTGCTGCAAACTATCAGCTGTCTCAGcaaactgctgctctgcagcagcaggcggcggccgccgctgcagcagcgctACAGCAG TCCCAGATCAATACGGCGCTGCAGCAGtatcagcaacagcagcagcaacaacagcagcagcaacagcagcagcagcaacaacccCAGcaaccaccacaacaacaactgtACAATGTACCTCATCAG CTTCCACAGCCTCAACAGGCTCTCATTTCTCAG CCCCCTGTCGCCTTGCCTACCAGTCTGAGCCTGTCCAACCCTCAGCAGACAGCCCAGATAACGGTTTCCTATCCGACGCCACGTTCGAGCCACCAACAGCAGACGCAGCCGCAGAAGCAGAGAGTCTTCACTGGTGTCGTCAACAAGCTTCATGACACCTTTGGCTTTGTAGATGAAGATGTATTTTTTCAGCTGAG tGCTGTGAAGGGAAAGACTCCCCAGGTGGGAGACAGGGTCCTGGTGGAGGCCGTGTATAACCCCAACATGCCCTTCAAGTGGAACGCCCAGCGCATCCAGACGTTACCTCAACTAGCGAATCAGTCG catcagcagcagcctcagcctTTACCTCAAGCTTCCCCGCAGCTCGGAAGCCTGTACAACGAGCCGGGGATGCAGCTGCGCTACTCGGACATGCACTCCACCGCAGACAACAGACAGAAT aaccagcctcAAGCTCCAAACATGATGAAGGCTGCTCCCACCATGCTGCAGCCGCTGCCTCCTCCAACCACCTTCAGTGTTCCGGCCCAGGCTCCCCCGCCATCACTCCTGcaggcccagctgtctgctgcgTCTTTAGCCCCCCTGCTCCAGAACcctcctcagcctctgcttccacagcctccacccaaaG aTGTGTTTCCTGGAGGTTTGCTTCAGCCACCGGTGAGAATGATGCCTCAGCCACAGCCTGTCAGACGAATCGAGCCTCCGCCTCGTTTCCCAACACGCAACGATCGAGGCCCTGAGCTCATCCTTAGGACTAAAGAAGAACGCAG aGACAGAGATCGTGAGCGCAGACGATCAAGAGAACGGTCGCCCACGCGCAAACGCTCCAGAGATCGTTCGCCGAGACGCGATCGCTCTCCGAGACGGCCTCGCCGGGTGGTTCCACGCTACACCGTCCAGTTTTCCAAGTTCAGCTTAGACGG ctccagctgtgaCATGATGGAGCTCAGAAGACGCTATCAAAGCCTCTACATTCCCAGTGACTTCTTCGACGCCGTCTTCACGTGGGTGGACGCCTTTCCTCTCACTCGACCCTTCCAGTTTAGCAACGCCTGTAACTTCCACATCTTGCACAAAGAGGTGGACCCACTTGCGAAGAACACCGCCGTGCTGGACCCTCCTGATGCCAACCACACCTACAGCGCGAAG GTGATGCTGCTAGCAAACCCCAGTATTGAGGAACTCTATCACAAGTCCTGTGCCCTGGCAGAGGACTCTCAGGAAGTCAGAGATGCCTTCCAGCATCCTGCCAGACTCATTAAG TTCCTGGTGGGCATGAGAGGTAAAGACGAGGCCATGGCCATCGGCGGCCACTGGTCTCCCTCTCTGGACGGAGCCGACCCGGAGAAGGATCCCTCGGTCCTTATTAAGACAGCGATACGCTGTTGCAAGGCGCTCACGGGCATAGACCTTAGTCTGTGTACTCAGTG GTATCGTTTTGCAGAGATTCGCTATCACCGGCCGGAGGAGACACACAAGGGGCGGACAGTCCCTGCTCATGTGGAGACAGTGGTTTTGTTTCTTCCGGATGTTTGGCATTGTCTTCCTACCCGCTCAGAGTGGGAGGTGCTGTCACGGCGACTCCGGGAGCAGCTGGCTGAGAAGCTGTCGGCCGAGCGAAAGGAGGCGGATGGAGAACAG gaggaggaggacaaggacgACGACGAGTCGAAGGACGTCAGCACTCCCACTCACTGGGCTAAACTTGACCCGAAATCCATGAAG gtgAATGACCTGCGAAAGGAGCTCGATTGTCGCGCTCTCAGCTCGAAGGGACTGAAGTCGCAGCTGATCGCTCGCCTCACCAAAcagctgaaggtggaggagcaggtggaagagTCCAAAGAGCCCGAAAAGCCCGAGATCAAAGTCCCAGAAGAAGAGGAGCCGGCCCGCGTGGAGGACGACCGCGAG gaggaggaacggaagaggcaggaggagctggagcggcagaggagagaaagacgTTACATCCTCCCCGACGAGCCCACCATCCTCGTTCATCCCAACTGGGCGGCCAAGAACGGCAAGTTTGACTGCAGCGTGATGTCGCTGAGCGTGCTGCTGGACTACCGGCTGGAGGACAACAAGGAGCACTCCTTCGAG GTTTCCTTGTTTGCTGAGCTGTTCAATGAGATGCTTCAGAGAGACTTTGGGTATCGTATATACAAGGCGCTCGCCGCTCTTCCCACTAAGGacgagaagaaagagaagaaggccAAAAAAGAGGCCGAGAAGAAAGAGTTTGAAAAGCGTGAaataaagaaggagaaagaagacGAGACTGAAGAGCCCGTGACAAAGAAGGCTaaagaagatgaggaggagaagaggaag TGCGATGAAAAgatcattaaaaaagaagaatctcGAGACGAGGAGGAAAACGAGGACGACGGCAGCACAGCTAACGCTGAAGAATACGACCCCATGGAGGCCGAGGAAGCagacgatgacgacgacgatg ATAAAGACGACGACGACTCTAATGACAGGAAAGACCGCAAGGATGACCGCAAGCCATCAAAGGAGCGCTCCTCCAAGGACAAG gagaagaagcagatgGTCACATACAACAAGGAGCTCCTGATGGCGTTCGTCTACTTCGACCAGAGTCACTGTGGTTATTTGCTGGAGAGAGACCTGGAGGAGATCCTGTACACTCTGGGGCTGCATCTTTCTCGTGctcag ATAAAGAAGCTTTTGAACAAGCCGGTGGTCCGAGAGTCTTGCTACTACAGAAAGCTGACGGACAGGGGAAAGGATGACCCCACCCCTTCCTTTAATGAAGCCCTGATAGAAAACCTCACAG GAAACCGAGCACTACTTCCCACTCCGAAGGCTCGTCCTCAGTCGGAGGCCAGCGAGTCCGGCAACCTGATCGTGTACAACGGAGCCATGGTGGACGTCGGCAGCATGATGCAGAAACTGGAGAAGAGCGAGAAAGCAAGAGAGGAGATCGAACAGAAGCTCATGGCTCAGGACGCCAAAATGG ACGAAGATGCGAAGGTGAAAGCTcaggtggagcaggccaacAAGTCGCTGTcccgggagctggaggaggtgaagagcaCGCTGAGTCAGACGGAGCAGACGCTGAAGGCCACGGAGGAGCAGAAGACGGTCTACCACGAGCAGCTGAGCAAGCTGACCGGCTCCTTGATGTCCACAGTCaaagggctgctggtggtgctcaACAAG gaTCAAGACATGGACGAATCAGGCGGCGAAGTTGCCAGTGATGCGATCCTCGCCTCTCAAACAAATGGTGCAGATGAATGA